In Streptomyces erythrochromogenes, the DNA window ACCAGGCCGTGGGTGGCATCGGGGTAGTGGGCGACGCGCAGCGCCGGCCCCGGTAGCAGGCTGCGGTACGCGGCCTCGGTGTCGGCGGTGTCCACGTTGACGTCGTGTCCGGCGAGCACCAGGAGGACGGGTGTGCCGCGCAGGGCCGGCAGGTCCGCGCTCGCGTCGGCTGTGTGGTTCTTGGAGACGAACCGCCAGCGGGCGGCGGTCATGCCCTTGGGGTCGCCGACGGCGCGGACGTACTCCTCGTAGGAGGCACCGCGCCCGAGGAGTTCCAGGCCGGTCTCGCGGCGGCCCAGGGCGGTCGCGACCTCCGCGTCGGAGGCGCCGTCCCGGCTCAGCTCGGCGAGGAGGTTGTAGCGGCCCTGCCGGTGCCAGTTGACGGCGGGCGAGACGGCGATGACGAACCGGATGCCGCGGTCCTCGGCGGCGATCTTGGGCAGGACCCAGCCGGCCTGGCTGGCGCCCCACAATCCGATCCTGCCGCCGTCGATGTCCGGGCGCTGCCGGGCCCAGGCGATGGCGTCGGCGGCTTCGCCGGCCCGGTCGGCCATGCTCTGGTCGAGCCAGTCGCCCGGGGCGCCGCCGACGCCGGGTTTGTTCCAGGACAGCGAGGCGTACCCGGAACGGGCGAAAGCCTCCCACATCGGACGGTAGAAGGTGTCGTGGGTGGCGTCCACCGGCCCGTCCCCGTGCACGAACACCACCAGCGGGAACGGCCCCTTCCCCCGCTCGGGCAAAGCCAGGACGCCGTCCAGGGCGCGCCCTGCCTGGCGTATCGCCACCGGTTCCTCGCGCAGCTCGTAGGTGTTCTGCCACACCGCCAGTCCGCCCAGGCCCGCCGCCACGACCACCAGCGCGGCCAGCGCCGCGAGCGCGGCCCGCACCACTCGGCGACGGCGCGGCGTGCTTGTCGTACGTGTCGCGCGCACCGCTTTCATCCGACCCCTCCCAAAAAACTACTGTTCCCATAACGCTCGTTTTCAATTCGACCGTACTATGTTCATACGGAGAAGGCGAGGAGGAAGCATGGACGCAGCAGTCGTCATCGGACGCGGCGTGCCGCGCGGGGCCGAGGAGCAGGTCGCCGAGCTGTACTGGGAGGCCTTCGGCCGAAAGCTCGGCGCCGCCCTGGGCCCGCCGGAGCGCGGCCGGGCCTTCATCGCCGGCCATCTCCACCACGACCGCGCCGCCGTCGCCCTCACCCCCGGCGGCGACCGCGTCGTGGGCGTGGCCGGCTACCGG includes these proteins:
- a CDS encoding alpha/beta hydrolase family protein, whose amino-acid sequence is MRATRTTSTPRRRRVVRAALAALAALVVVAAGLGGLAVWQNTYELREEPVAIRQAGRALDGVLALPERGKGPFPLVVFVHGDGPVDATHDTFYRPMWEAFARSGYASLSWNKPGVGGAPGDWLDQSMADRAGEAADAIAWARQRPDIDGGRIGLWGASQAGWVLPKIAAEDRGIRFVIAVSPAVNWHRQGRYNLLAELSRDGASDAEVATALGRRETGLELLGRGASYEEYVRAVGDPKGMTAARWRFVSKNHTADASADLPALRGTPVLLVLAGHDVNVDTADTEAAYRSLLPGPALRVAHYPDATHGLVEHAVEESPLRLTLTALFAPRALFAEGFLTDQQRFLTSVGAEGAER